One genomic window of Halolamina sediminis includes the following:
- a CDS encoding efflux RND transporter permease subunit, whose translation MKLAERYAAVVTDHSKLVIAAVLVLSLVVGAGAGSVDGGLTIAGFSSDSPEAAALDDIERNFSVAGENTTTAQVVVRGENVLTKESLLETLRLQRAIRADDSINATLRGEQPTVGVSNVVATAAYYESRGGGGPPPSLSEQIDQLESMSAGEVESTVDRVLDPEADTRGDPYALLSTEYEPGSTTAPARILLVYQDTSGAATDSLPADVTDAQLELQDLAAAEITSTDQFTFATGIVDEESGQATGESFALISPVALLLILAVLGIAYRDAIDVLLGLFGVALVLVWMAGFLGWAGIGITQILIAVPFLLIGLSIDYALHVVMRYREAATDDPEIEPRVAMRRGLAGVVVAIGAATFTTAVGFLSNAVSPIVSIREFGLVSGFGIAAAFVVFGLLFPALKLEVDRLRARVGWDPDRRPFGRGERVGRLLRVGPELARRAPYVVLAIAVVLAAGGGVAATGIDTTLDQTAFLPQDSPDWMNVLPAAIQPSDYDLRENAEYLNENFVQSRGDSRAEFLIRGPVADPGALDALANGRDALRDTDSAAVRADGSLQVTGPIETITAVAAENDTVAAMVDDADTDGDGVPDENLAAIYDAVYDANPEAAAATIHREGGEYRSLRVSVALTGTTNTRTITEEMRGVATEMESGSSLDAVATGSPITTELVQRSLLRTLVEGFLITFGVILAFLAVIFRLRYGSATLGAVVLFPVVLAQAWLFGTMYLAELAFTTETAIIAAIGIGIGVDYAIHIGERFVDERGGGHEPIAALTRTVQGTGGALLASAATTAAGFGVLALALVPSLQRFGFITAVAISYAFLASVLVLPSLLTVWERFDGSASAEPGR comes from the coding sequence ATGAAGCTCGCCGAGCGCTACGCCGCGGTCGTGACCGACCACAGCAAGCTGGTGATCGCTGCCGTCCTCGTGCTCTCGCTGGTGGTCGGTGCCGGCGCGGGCAGCGTCGACGGCGGGCTCACGATCGCCGGGTTCAGCAGCGACTCGCCGGAGGCGGCCGCGCTCGACGACATCGAGCGGAACTTCTCGGTCGCCGGCGAGAACACGACGACCGCACAGGTGGTCGTCCGGGGTGAGAACGTCCTCACCAAGGAGTCGCTGCTCGAAACACTCCGACTCCAGCGCGCGATCAGGGCGGACGACTCGATCAACGCGACGCTGCGGGGCGAGCAGCCGACCGTCGGCGTCTCCAACGTCGTCGCGACGGCGGCGTACTACGAGTCCCGCGGCGGGGGCGGCCCGCCGCCGTCGCTGAGCGAGCAGATCGATCAACTGGAGTCGATGTCCGCCGGCGAGGTGGAGTCGACCGTCGACCGCGTCCTCGATCCCGAGGCCGACACCCGCGGCGACCCCTACGCGCTGCTCTCGACGGAGTACGAGCCGGGGTCGACGACCGCGCCCGCCCGGATTCTTCTGGTGTATCAGGACACCAGCGGCGCGGCGACCGATAGCCTCCCCGCCGACGTGACCGACGCCCAGCTCGAACTGCAGGATCTCGCGGCCGCAGAGATCACCTCGACCGACCAGTTCACGTTCGCCACGGGGATCGTCGACGAGGAGAGCGGGCAGGCCACCGGCGAGAGCTTCGCGCTGATCTCGCCGGTTGCGCTGCTGCTGATCCTCGCGGTGCTGGGGATCGCCTATCGCGACGCGATCGACGTGCTGTTGGGGCTGTTCGGCGTCGCGCTGGTGCTGGTCTGGATGGCCGGCTTCCTCGGCTGGGCCGGCATCGGCATCACGCAGATCCTGATCGCCGTCCCGTTCCTGCTGATCGGGCTGAGCATCGACTACGCGCTCCACGTGGTGATGCGCTACCGCGAGGCCGCCACCGACGACCCCGAGATCGAGCCTCGGGTGGCGATGCGCCGCGGGCTGGCGGGCGTCGTCGTCGCGATCGGCGCCGCGACGTTCACGACCGCGGTCGGCTTCCTCTCGAACGCGGTGAGCCCGATCGTCTCGATCCGGGAGTTCGGCCTCGTCAGCGGGTTCGGTATCGCGGCCGCGTTCGTCGTGTTCGGCCTGCTGTTCCCGGCGCTGAAGCTGGAGGTCGACCGGCTCCGCGCCCGGGTGGGTTGGGATCCCGATCGCCGCCCGTTCGGCCGTGGCGAGCGCGTCGGGCGCCTGCTGCGTGTCGGCCCCGAGCTCGCCCGCCGGGCGCCGTACGTGGTGCTCGCGATCGCGGTCGTGCTCGCGGCCGGCGGCGGCGTCGCGGCGACGGGGATCGATACGACGCTGGACCAGACGGCGTTTCTCCCGCAGGACTCGCCGGACTGGATGAACGTCCTCCCCGCGGCGATCCAGCCGAGCGACTACGACCTCCGGGAGAACGCCGAATACCTCAACGAGAACTTCGTCCAGTCCCGCGGGGACTCGCGGGCGGAGTTCCTGATACGCGGCCCCGTCGCCGACCCCGGGGCGCTCGACGCGCTCGCAAACGGTCGTGACGCGCTCCGGGACACCGACTCCGCGGCAGTACGTGCCGACGGCAGCCTCCAAGTGACCGGCCCGATCGAGACGATCACCGCCGTCGCCGCCGAGAACGACACTGTCGCCGCGATGGTCGACGACGCCGACACTGACGGCGACGGTGTGCCCGACGAGAACCTCGCGGCGATCTACGATGCCGTCTACGACGCGAACCCGGAGGCGGCCGCGGCGACGATCCACCGCGAGGGCGGCGAGTACCGCTCGCTGCGTGTCTCCGTCGCGCTGACCGGCACGACGAACACGCGGACGATCACCGAGGAGATGCGGGGCGTCGCGACCGAGATGGAGTCCGGAAGCAGCCTCGACGCCGTCGCGACCGGTTCGCCGATCACGACCGAGCTAGTCCAGCGGTCGCTGCTGCGGACGCTGGTCGAGGGGTTCCTGATCACGTTCGGTGTGATCCTCGCGTTCCTCGCCGTCATCTTCCGACTGCGGTACGGCTCGGCGACGCTCGGCGCGGTGGTGCTGTTCCCCGTGGTGCTCGCGCAGGCGTGGCTGTTCGGCACGATGTATCTCGCCGAGCTGGCGTTCACGACCGAGACCGCGATCATCGCCGCCATCGGAATCGGGATCGGCGTCGACTACGCGATCCACATCGGCGAGCGGTTCGTCGACGAACGTGGCGGCGGTCACGAGCCGATCGCCGCCCTGACTCGGACCGTCCAGGGCACCGGCGGCGCGCTGCTGGCCAGCGCGGCGACGACGGCCGCGGGGTTCGGCGTGCTCGCGCTGGCGCTCGTGCCCTCGCTCCAGCGATTCGGCTTCATCACTGCGGTCGCGATCAGCTACGCGTTCCTCGCGAGCGTGCTGGTGCTGCCGAGCCTGCTGACAGTGTGGGAGCGGTTC